A genomic window from Prunus persica cultivar Lovell chromosome G2, Prunus_persica_NCBIv2, whole genome shotgun sequence includes:
- the LOC109947444 gene encoding uncharacterized protein LOC109947444, with protein sequence MIEEFKNDMMRHYEMTDLGLLYHFLGMGVVQTEKYIFLHQKKYAMKVIEKFGLKGCKSVATPLVANERLCKEDGSDMADESEYRQIVGSLLYLTATRPDIMFASSLLARIMHNPTKKHIGTAKRVLRYVEDTLDYGVEFKKGKAATLIGYCDSDWAGSEDDRRSTSGYVFTLGSGMFSWASIKQNTVALSTAEAEYVSAAEATSQAK encoded by the coding sequence ATGATTGAAGAATTCAAAAATGACATGATGAGGCATTATGAGATGACTGATCTCGGGCTGCTCTATCATTTTCTTGGCATGGGAGTTGTACAGACTGAGAAATACATATTTCTCCATCAGAAGAAGTATGCAATGAAAGTGATTGAGAAGTttggtttaaaaggatgtaaGTCTGTGGCAACCCCCTTGGTTGCAAATGAAAGGCTGTGCAAAGAAGATGGAAGTGATATGGCAGATGAGAGTGAATATAGGCAGATTGTAGGCAGTCTGCTATATCTGACAGCTACTAGACCAGACATAATGTTTGCCTCTAGTTTGCTTGCCAGAATCATGCACAATCCCACTAAGAAACACATAGGAACAGCCAAAAGGGTGTTGAGATATGTTGAAGACACACTGGATTATGGAGTTGAGTTTAAAAAGGGCAAGGCAGCTACCTTAATAGGCTACTGTGACAGTGACTGGGCAGGCAGTGAGGATGACAGAAGAAGTACCTCAGGATATGTGTTTACTTTGGGATCTGGCATGTTTTCATGGGCCTCAATCAAACAGAATACAGTAGCTCTGTCTACAGCTGAAGCAGAATATGTGAGTGCTGCTGAAGCAACATCACAAGCTAAATGA
- the LOC18786772 gene encoding cucumisin, translating to MDLVPWSRKGFFHVVWFLLLSLTCTLLIEVTHSAAHTDTRKVYIVYMGDKPKLDIPTTTTLPLHVNMLQNVVGSSNIEQEPHLLHSYKRSFNGFAAKLTEEEAQKMAGMAGVVSVFPSRKQKLHTTRSWNFIGFHENVKRSTVESDIIVGMIDSGVWPESASFSDAGFGPPPKKWKGTCQGSSNFTCNKKIIGARYYHNGRPFVKGDIKSPRDSNGHGTHTASTAAGNLVSKASLFGLGSGRARGGVPSARIAVYKVGWSDGISDDDILAAFDDAIADGVDILSLSLGKAEDDYFRDSISIGAFHALRKGILTSTAAGNDGPGPKTIANFAPWFLSVAATTIDREFVTKVQLGNQKIYEGIVTNTFDLKGKFYPLIYAGDAPNRTAGYDESTSKTCEPGTLDHNLVKGKIVLCDGTTGYGAYFAGAVGVILQSRPVADVLDPLPMPASCLGLDSGNSIYYYITSTRNPTATIFKSTEDIDTLSPYVPSFSSRGPNPVTPNILKPDIAAPGASILAAFPPIAPVSFVQGDDRVASYNFVSGTSMACPHATGVAAYVKSFHPNWSPAAIQSAIITTAKPLSPDLNPEAEFAYGAGQIDPVRAPYPGLVYDATELDYIEFLCAQGYSTKLLQSITGHKSSCSSKTNYGALSDNLNYPSFALSSSNPNCISGVFNRTATNVGSPRSAYKAKVIGATKGLEIKVNPSILSFSSLGQKLSFQVTVKGSIHHKSRVSASLVWDDGTFQVRSPIVVYAIYY from the exons ATGGATTTAGTTCCATGGTCGCGAAAAGGGTTTTTCCATGTAGTGTGGTTTCTCCTTCTCAGCCTCACATGTACTCTTCTAATAGAAGTCACTCATTCTGCTGCTCATACGGATACCAGAAAG GTTTATATTGTGTACATGGGGGACAAGCCAAAGCTCGACATTCCCACCACTACCACATTGCCTCTTCATGTAAACATGCTTCAAAACGTAGTTGGCAGCAG CAATATTGAACAAGAACCTCACCTACTGCACAGCTACAAGAGAAGCTTCAATGGCTTTGCTGCAAAGCTAACAGAGGAAGAAGCTCAGAAAATGGCTG gaatGGCTGGTGTGGTGTCTGTTTTCCCTAGTAGGAAGCAGAAGCTCCACACAACAAGGTCATGGAACTTCATCGGGTTTCATGAAAACGTGAAGAGAAGCACTGTTGAAAGCGATATCATCGTTGGGATGATCGACTCTGGAGTTTGGCCTGAATCTGCCAGCTTCAGTGATGCCGGGTTCGGCCCACCACCCAAAAAATGGAAAGGCACATGCCAAGGCTCATCCAATTTTACTTGCAACAA AAAAATCATTGGAGCACGGTATTACCACAATGGTAGACCTTTCGTCAAAGGTGACATCAAGTCCCCACGAGACTCGAATGGTCATGGAACCCACACTGCATCAACGGCGGCAGGAAACTTAGTTAGCAAAGCAAGTCTATTTGGTTTGGGGTCGGGGAGAGCAAGAGGAGGGGTCCCATCAGCACGTATTGCAGTGTACAAAGTAGGTTGGTCGGATGGTATTAGTGACGATGATATTCTAGCGGCATTTGATGATGCGATCGCGGATGGTGTCGACATACTATCTCTCTCCCTCGGAAAGGCTGAGGACGATTATTTCAGGGACTCAATTTCCATTGGAGCCTTTCACGCTTTAAGAAAAGGAATTCTGACTTCCACTGCTGCTGGGAACGACGGTCCAGGCCCCAAGACCATCGCAAACTTTGCGCCATGGTTTCTTTCTGTGGCTGCAACCACCATAGATCGGGAGTTTGTTACCAAGGTTCAATTGGGTAACCAAAAAATCTATGAG GGAATTGTAACAAACACATTTGACCTCAAGGGCAAGTTCTATCCTCTAATATATGCTGGAGACGCACCCAATAGGACAGCAGGCTACGACGAGTCTACATCTAA GACATGCGAACCAGGCACGTTAGACCACAATTTGGTGAAGGGCAAGATTGTTCTTTGCGATGGGACGACTGGCTATGGGGCCTATTTTGCAGGTGCAGTTGGAGTTATTTTGCAAAGCCGACCTGTTGCAGATGTGCTTGACCCTCTTCCCATGCCTGCCTCTTGCCTTGGTTTGGATAGTGGTAACAGCATTTACTATTACATTACCTCAACAAG GAACCCAACtgcaacaatttttaaaagtacTGAGGATATTGACACACTGTCCCCATATGTGCCATCCTTCTCATCAAGGGGTCCTAATCCAGTCACTCCCAACATTCTCAAG CCAGATATAGCTGCTCCGGGAGCTTCTATTTTGGCAGCATTTCCTCCAATTGCCCCCGTTTCGTTTGTTCAAGGAGATGACAGAGTAGCATCATACAATTTCGTCTCAGGGACATCAATGGCTTGCCCACATGCCACTGGGGTAGCTGCATACGTCAAATCATTTCACCCCAATTGGTCTCCTGCTGCTATCCAATCCGCTATTATTACCACCG CTAAACCCCTGAGTCCCGATCTTAACCCTGAAGCCGAATTTGCATATGGAGCTGGCCAAATTGACCCCGTTAGGGCTCCATATCCTGGTTTGGTATATGATGCTACTGAACTGGACTACATAGAATTTTTGTGTGCACAAGGCTATAGTACCAAATTATTGCAATCTATTACAGGGCACAAGAGTAGCTGCTCATCAAAAACTAATTATGGAGCACTCAGTGATAATTTGAATTATCCTTCTTTTGCACTTTCCTCCTCTAATCCAAACTGCATCAGTGGGGTTTTCAATAGGACAGCCACAAATGTTGGATCACCAAGGTCCGCATATAAAGCTAAAGTGATAGGTGCAACGAAGGGACTCGAAATCAAAGTTAATCCAAGCATTCTGTCGTTCTCATCTCTCGGGCAGAAGCTATCCTTTCAGGTCACAGTAAAAGGGTCAATTCATCACAAATCCCGTGTCTCTGCTTCTCTGGTGTGGGATGATGGTACTTTCCAAGTCAGGAGCCCCATTGTTGTCTATGCTATCTATTATTGA
- the LOC18784968 gene encoding cucumisin, with the protein MDLVPWSRKEFFLVVWFLLLSFTCTLLVDVTHSAAHPDTRKVYIVYMGDKPKIDIPTTTTLPLHLNMLQNVVGSSNIEQEPLLLHSYKRSFNGFAAKLTEEEAQKMAGMAGVVSVFPSRKQKLHTTRSWNFIGFHENVKRSTVESDIIVGMIDSGVWPESASFSDAGFGPPPKKWKGTCQGLSNFTCNNKIIGARYYHNGRPFIKGDIKSPRDSDGHGTHTASTAAGNLVSKASLFVLGSGTARGGVPSARIAVYKVGWSDGISDDDILAAFDDAIADGVDILSLSLGKAEDDYFRDSISIGAFHALRKGILTSTAAGNDGPGPKTIANFAPWFLSVAATTIDREFVTKVQLGNQKIYEGIVTNTFDLKGKFYPLIHAGDAPNRKAGYDGSTSMKCKPGTLDHNLVKGKIVLCDGKNGYGAYFAGAVGVILQNRPVADVLDPLPMPASCLGLDSGNSIYHYINSTRNPTATIFKSTEDIDTLSPYVPSFSSRGPNPVTPNILKPDIAAPGASILAAWPPIAPVSAYPGDDRVASYNVISGTSMACPHATGVAAYVKSFHPNWTPAAIQSALITTAKPLSPDLNPEAEFAYGAGQIDPVRAPYPGLVYDATELDYIEFLCAQGYSTKLLQSITGHKSCCSSKTNYGALSDNLNYPSFALSSSNPNSISGVFNRTATNVGSPRSTYKAKVIGATKGLEIKVNPSILSFSSLGQKLSFQVTIKGSIHRKSSVSASLVFDDGTFQVRSPIVVYAIY; encoded by the exons ATGGATTTAGTTCCATGGTCGCGAAAAGAGTTTTTCCTTGTAGTGTGGTTTCTCCTTCTCAGCTTCACATGTACTCTGCTAGTAGATGTCACTCATTCTGCTGCTCATCCGGATACCAGAAAG GTTTATATTGTGTACATGGGGGACAAGCCAAAGATCGACATTCCCACCACTACCACATTGCCTCTTCATCTAAACATGCTTCAAAACGTAGTTGGCAGCAG CAATATTGAACAAGAACCTCTCCTACTGCACAGCTACAAGAGAAGCTTCAATGGCTTTGCTGCAAAGCTAACAGAGGAAGAAGCTCAGAAAATGGCTG gaATGGCTGGTGTGGTGTCTGTTTTCCCTAGTAGGAAGCAGAAGCTCCACACAACAAGGTCATGGAACTTCATCGGGTTTCATGAAAACGTGAAGAGAAGCACTGTTGAAAGCGATATCATCGTTGGGATGATCGACTCTGGAGTTTGGCCTGAATCTGCCAGCTTCAGTGATGCCGGGTTCGGCCCACCACCCAAAAAATGGAAAGGCACATGCCAAGGCTTATCCAATTTTACTTGCAACAA CAAAATCATTGGAGCACGGTATTACCATAATGGTAGACCTTTTATCAAAGGTGACATCAAGTCTCCACGAGACTCGGATGGTCATGGAACTCACACTGCATCAACGGCAGCGGGAAACTTAGTTAGCAAAGCAAGCCTATTTGTTTTGGGGTCGGGGACAGCAAGAGGAGGGGTCCCATCAGCACGTATTGCGGTGTACAAAGTAGGTTGGTCGGATGGTATTAGTGACGATGATATTCTAGCGGCATTTGATGATGCGATCGCGGATGGTGTCGACATACTATCTCTCTCCCTCGGAAAGGCTGAGGACGATTATTTCAGGGACTCAATTTCCATTGGAGCCTTTCACGCTTTAAGAAAAGGAATTCTGACTTCCACTGCTGCTGGGAACGACGGTCCAGGCCCCAAGACCATCGCAAACTTTGCGCCATGGTTTCTTTCTGTGGCTGCAACCACCATAGATCGGGAGTTTGTTACCAAGGTTCAATTGGGTAACCAAAAAATCTATGAG GGAATTGTAACAAACACATTTGACCTCAAGGGCAAGTTCTATCCTCTAATACATGCTGGAGACGCACCCAATAGGAAAGCAGGCTACGACGGGTCTACATCTAT GAAATGCAAACCAGGCACGTTAGACCACAATTTGGTGAAGGGCAAGATTGTTCTTTGCGATGGGAAGAATGGGTATGGGGCCTATTTTGCAGGTGCAGTTGGAGTTATTTTGCAAAACCGACCTGTTGCAGATGTGCTTGACCCTCTTCCCATGCCTGCCTCTTGCCTTGGTTTGGATAGTGGTAACAGCATTTACCATTACATTAACTCAACAAG GAACCCAACtgcaacaatttttaaaagtacTGAGGATATTGACACACTGTCCCCATATGTGCCATCCTTCTCATCAAGGGGTCCTAATCCAGTCACTCCTAACATTCTCAAG CCAGATATAGCTGCTCCGGGAGCTTCTATTTTGGCAGCATGGCCTCCAATTGCCCCGGTTTCGGCCTATCCAGGAGATGACAGAGTAGCATCATACAATGTAATCTCAGGGACATCAATGGCTTGCCCACATGCCACTGGGGTAGCTGCATACGTCAAATCATTTCACCCCAATTGGACTCCTGCTGCTATCCAATCCGCTCTTATTACCACCG CTAAACCCCTGAGTCCCGATCTTAACCCTGAAGCCGAATTTGCATATGGAGCTGGCCAAATTGACCCTGTTAGGGCTCCATATCCTGGTTTGGTATATGATGCTACGGAGCTGGACTACATAGAATTTTTGTGTGCACAAGGCTACAGTACCAAATTATTGCAATCTATTACCGGGCACAAGAGTTGCTGCTCATCAAAAACTAATTATGGAGCACTCAGTGATAATTTGAATTATCCTTCTTTTGCACTTTCCTCCTCTAATCCAAACTCCATCAGTGGGGTTTTCAATAGGACAGCCACAAATGTTGGATCACCAAGGTCCACATATAAAGCTAAAGTGATTGGTGCAACGAAAGGACTCGAAATCAAAGTTAATCCAAGCATTCTATCGTTCTCATCTCTCGGGCAGAAGCTATCCTTTCAGGTCACGATAAAAGGGTCAATTCATCGCAAATCCAGTGTCTCTGCTTCTCTGGTGTTTGATGATGGTACTTTCCAAGTCAGGAGCCCCATTGTTGTCTATGCTATATATTAA